From the genome of Penaeus monodon isolate SGIC_2016 chromosome 11, NSTDA_Pmon_1, whole genome shotgun sequence:
AGCCCGGAGGACACACGTACTGGCCGCAGGTTGAAGGGCCGACGCGCTCGACGTTCCCTTTGACGTTGTCATAACCTGTCCATCTCAGGAGGAGGCCGTCGAAGATTACAGGAGAGTTCATGCAGGATCGGACCTGTGGGAAGGCAACATTTTAGACAATCTATTCACtcagaaatacttttttttcatgttctacTGATAAAGACAACTGCAATATATCACACGCCTTTACGTATTCATACAAATCTGCATACTTCCGGAATGAATTTCGAATTTTACAGCAATAAAACTCACCATCTTGGGAATCTCTGTGCGGAAGTCCAAGGCACGACTCCAGGCATTCAGACGAGCAATGCGTCCATGGAATCCACGCTCGTTAGTGTATCCTGCAAACTCTGACTCTACGGATCCGAGGGTCACCCAAGCactggaggggaaaaaagggggaagttagttacaaacacacataattttcCCTGTTATTTTGTATACCTGAAAATGTTCACGTATATTTAAGCCACGTAACCATCATCATACACTCCTTCCTTGTTACTTACTACATCGGCAGCATACGATCTTGTCCGAATCCTTCAACCTGTGCCACGACGACGGCATCGGTGGTGAGGGTCAGAGTGCCTGCAGCGCCGTCCCACACCAGGGCGACGTGGTGCCACTGGCCGTCATTAACAGGGATGTTGGAGCGGTACGTCACAAATTCCTTTACGTCCTCAAAGAATTCAACTGCGATTCCGGCATTAGTGGCCTGGAGCAGCACTTTCTTATCGGTTGGCATGTATGGGCTCCTGCAAAGATGTATGGCGTGGAAAGCATTAATAAGTGTATTATCTAATATCATTCTAACTATGGAAAACCTTGTCTGTGTTTCATTGAAGATTCCTATGAAAATAAGTAGATATTTCTTCAGCTAATTAATTGGAGGCTTTACCATGAATTGTAGGGACTGAGAAAGCTCTTCAGCACATATAAGACTTTCAGAAAACACAGAACAGATCATCTAAAACTGTACTTACGAGACGGAATAAAGGGTGAAGAATGTTCCAAGGTCATCAGAGGTAGCAAACTGCACCCACATGGCCACTGTGAAGGACGGGGCCATGCCCAGATGGAAGGGTGTGGCCAGGGAGGCGCTTGAGGCTTTGCTCTCATCATTGATGTAAAGTTCGTAGTCGACGTTGATcactaaaagaaaatataaatcattattaagctgtctatgtacatatgtaatattttcCATCCAGTACTCTTATATGGATTTCAAACTGTTTTGTATGATTTACTAATAAAATTCTTACCTTTCCTACAATCCTCGCCAGTGAGGTTGAAAGGACACTTGCAATAGAAGTCATTTGTAAGATCGATGCAGGTAGCGCCAGGTGGGCAGGAGGTTGATGTGCAGTCAGCTATGTCCTGGTCACAGTGTCTACCTGTGAAGCCTGGTGGGCACACACATTGGTAGCCTGCACCTCGGTCGATACATGTAGCTCCATTCTCGCAGAGCTGAGCCTCACAAGCGTCAAATTCGAACTGGCAACCGATACCAGTGAAGTCCTCAGAGCAAGTACAGTTGAGGCCTGAACCATAGTCTTGACATGAAGCACCATTCATGCATGGGTTGCCTACACAGCGCTCTGGGGTCACCTGGCACCGTTTTCCATCAGTACCTGATGGGCACACACAGAAGTAATCCTCGAAGAGATTGATGCACTGAGCGTCGTTCAGACAAGGTGCCGACTCGCAGCCGCCGATGTCCACCTCGCAGCGCTTGCCAGTCCATCCCGGTTGACAGGTGCATGTGAAGTCTGCAACACCATCTGTGCATGCAGCTCCATTGTGGCAAGGATCTGGTTCACATTCATTAATGTTGACTTCACAGAACTCGCCTTCATATCCTACATTACACTTGCACTTGAACATGTTATCTAAATCAAGACACTTCTCTGTGCCAACTGGATTGCAAGGATTGCTGATGCATTCATCAATGGAAGCTTCACACTGGAGTCCCACAAAGCCAGGTCTGCACTCGCATGAGAAGCCATCCAGTTCATCGACACAGGTACCACCATTCTGGCAGGGTTCTGATGCACAGTCATCAATTGTGTGTTGACAGACTTTACCGGTATATCCAGTGTCACAAGCACACTGATACCCATTGACTCTGTCCACACACTGACCACCATTCTGGCAGGGTTCAGAAGAACACTCATCAATGTTGACTTCACAGCTCTCGCCAGTCCAGCCAGGGTGGCACACACATGAGTGAGAGAAGAAATTATCCACACAAACACCATTAATACAAGGAGAGTTCTGGCAAAGATCAACCTTAATGTGACAGCGTTTGCCAGTAAATCCATTGGGACAGTCACATTGGAAATCATTGAGCAGATCTGTGCAATTAGCTCCAAGCAGGCAAGGATCTTCTGCACAATCGTCAATGTTCACTTCGCAGAGACGGCCCTCCCAGCCAGCCTGACATTCACATCGGAACCTTCCTTGTTCTAGAGGTACACATATTCCCTGATTGGTGCATGGGTTGCCCTTTTCTGTGCATGGGTTAACAGTAATGTTACATCCTACTCCAGTGTAACCAGAGCGGCAAAGACACTCAAAGGTACCAAAACCTGGGTCATCTTTGCACATTGCGCGATCTGGACAGGTGCCTTCTACACATTCACTCACTTCGTCTTGGCACTGTAAGCCACTGTAGCCTTCAGAACAGTCGCATCTGTATCCCTGAGGAAGGTCCACACAACTGCCTCCATTGTAACAGGGTCTGGAAGCACATTCATCAACATCAACTTCGCAGAACTGCCCAGTAAAGCCTGCAGGACAATAGCACTGTACCTGATGCTGGCGAGCCAAGCATAATCCTCCATTCTGACAGACTCCTGAACAAGCAACAGATAAGCACATCTCACTTGATGTAGCACCTTCATCATCAGTGTAATTGCCTGTAGAGCATTCGAAGCAACTTGTACTGCCAATTGAAGGCTGATAGAAGTTTCGTGGACAAGGAGCACAGGGTTCCAGCCCTGTGTCTGAGTAAGTTCCAGGTCGGCATTTCTGGCGACACATCTGCTGTGAAGAAGTAGATGGAGCATGAGTGAAGGTTTCTGGTGGACAGGCCTGACACTCCTTGAAGCCGTCTTCAGGGGGTGCTTCTGTGTAAGAGTTGCGTGGGCAGTTGAGGCAAGGAACAAGTCCAGTTGGTGAGTATGTTCCGAATCCACATACAGGTACGCATTCCAAGCTTGACTTAGTGCCAGTGGTTCGAGTGTAGGTTCCTGGGGGACAACGCTTGCAAGAACCTTGGCGGCTCTGGTCTTGGTAGAACCCAGCCTGGCAAGGTGTACACATTGTTTCTTCCTTTCTGGCAAAGGTTCCAGCAGGACAGTGTAGGCATCTTGGCACTTCCGATGTCTCAGTATTGAGGACTTCACCAACATTGCAAGTAAAACCTTGTGAAACATTAGATCGTTGTGCCTGCATTGGTGGGCAAGCATTACCTGCAGATGACAAGTCAAGGATTGGCTCAATTACAGCAGAAGTTGAGGGTACACTCAGGTCAAAGATGAGAGACAGAGTGGAGCCACAGAGGTCGTAGAGAAGTTTCTGTTTTACCTCAGGTGTGATACGGAGTACATAGGAAACACGAACCATATTTTCCTGCACCAACTTCAGTCTTGTTTCATGGAACATGACATCAATAGCAACATTAACTGCAGCTGAACAGCGACTCGATAAAACACCATTAAGGCTCTCATAAAACTGCTGCACCAGACTTTCATACTGAGTGAGACATGTAGGCTGCACAGCTCCATTGGCTCTGTACGTAACATCTGCTACAACATCATAGCTAGCTTGCTCTGTATTTTCACTCACACAGTCTGGCACCATGCGGCTTGGTTGCCACATGGTCTCCTCTATGCAGGTGAAAGTTTTCACTGCCATGTTGTCAGTAAACCTGAATCCTGTATCACAAGTAGCCAAACACTGCACACCTTCGCCCTGGTCTGGAAGACAGTTCAGCTTGCCATTGGCTGGAGCCTTCAGTTCCCAGTCTACACAAGCAGTGGCTTGTACAGCTACTTGGAAGTTGCAAGAAGCGCTATTTCCTGAAGGATCAGTGGCAATGACAGTAACATTCTCATAGCCACCAACACGGATCAGTGCAACTTCTGGCATTACCTTTAGGGTGTACTCCCCACTGTTGTCACTTGCATTTACACTAGACAATGTTAGAGTGGAATTGAAGTTGACTCTGTAGTTCTCTTGCTCCTCGACAAGTTCAATGACATAGCTCTGGGGGCAGGTAATTGATGGAGGAATGTCATCAGGGACAGTGATGTTAATCTGACAGATGGCAACATTTCCATCGAAATCAAATGCTAAATATTCCACCATTGTATCCTTGAAGATGTGGATAGGAGGACGGAAACCTGGTGGTCTCACTTCTGTCCTGGCAATCATACCAGAGTTATCGTATGCTGTAGGGACTGTGAAGTTGACACTTTGGACTCCATTTGGACCTTTCTGTACCACTATGGGGTTAGCTGGGCAATTGGCAAATTGAGGTGGCTCATTGTCAACACACACTGGGTAACCCATATCATAACCGAGGAGGCGGTTTTCAGCAGGTTCATCTTCACAACCCATAAGCTCAAACTTGAGGCAGGGATTCTTGTCATAACTCACAATGCCAAGAATAACAAAGCGAGCAGTTACAACTGTTGGCAAAGTGATCATTGCCAATTCTCCATAGTTTCCAGGGTCTCTTGCAGTAAGGTTGAAATTGgggaaatatacaatataatcatcTCCCTCTTGCTTCTTGTAGAAGAATCGAATTTCAGTTGGTCGTCCAACAACATCATTAGTGATAACACCCTTGACTAAAACAGCCTTGATTCGGTGCACCTTACCCAAGTCTACTGTCACATATGTGAAAGCTTCTTGCTGTCCACACCAGCCAGTGGCAGAGTTGAGCCGGATGTTGCGTGCCTCGTAGTTGCCTCTTTCTGAGGTGGCATTAATTGCAGAGGATGGAATCTTGCCAGATGTTATGCCGATGGGAGCAACAACACGACACTCCGGTTCTCTAACACAGCGGATAGGCTCATCGGTAATAGGGATGTATCCTGGTCGGGTGCAGTCAAAACTAACACGAGATCCTTGCTCATAGCTTGTGGCGATTTGGATACCTTCGGGCGGGTGTCCTGGGTCAGAACATACAGGACCTTCACACCTCAGGTCACCAAAGTCCCAGTtagagtcagacagacagcgTACAGCATTGTCAAATCTGCTAGTCTGGCCAGCAAGGCTGAAGGTTTCCTCACAGCCAAAGAAGAAATTGGTCTCGTAAAGAGTATCCTTGAAAAAGCCGTATGTGGCACCAGGAGTCTCAGCGGGAAGGCCACAGCTGACACGAGGGCACTGAGGAGCAATGCCAGAGAGCCAGTACTCAGGGAGGCCAGGCTGGGggtcatacacacactcacggaaGCCAGATGTCAATGTCTTCCGCAGTGGTCTTCCGGGAACATTACAACTGATTGTTACATTCTCCATGTAGGGGACTTCTGGTTTATCAGGAGCTGCATAATTAATTGTCAAGCCTTGAGCTGGATCGTCTTGAAGTGGTGTGCATGATGCATAACGGCATTCTGGTAATGTGCCATTCCATACTCCGTTGCTGGTGCATGTCAGGGTGTCGGCTCCAATCATGACGTAACCGAAGTTGCAGTGGAATTTGACAAGATCTCCATAGTGATACATGCTTCGTGTGTCAAGTAGCTTTCCATTTTCTGGTGACTCAAGAGCAGGGCACATTTTGCGAACACAGGTCTTGTTGAGACGGTAGGTGTCACCATCCCTCAATCCACTTTCAGATCTCTCAATGACGTATCCAGCAGTTCCATTTTCTGTGAACAAATCATATCCAACGTTGCAGAGGCAAGAGAAAGAACCCGCTGAATTGATGCATCTCTGGTCACATCCTCCATTGTTTTCCTCACATTCGTTGATATCAGTACAGTCCTGGCGGGCACAACCCATAAGCTCAAACTTGAGGCAAGGAGCTTGCTCGTAGTCAGCGAGGGTAAGGCGGATGTAACGGGCCTCCACAGGGGTTGGCAGATTCACCACAGACAAAGAGGCTCCTGATGTGATCCTGAACTCAACTGGTGATCCATCATTGTTTGTGTACTCCCTGAATACATCTGTTAGGTCATCCGTATATTGAAGACGGATTGATTTGGCAAAGGCAAGCTGGCCATCAGTGAGGCCAACAGGCTGTGTTCGGAAGCCGATGATTACTGTGGGAACTCGAAGGTCAACCATAACCCAGTTGCGGCCTGGAACAGGCACAGCACCACACCAGCCGGGTTGCGAGTTCAAGCGAACACTCTGTAAGAAaagaatcattatttcattagttttattaagAATATTAGGCAAAATCACATTACGTGACTATCGAATTACATCTCGGCCTTTATATACGCATAAAACTACACCAAAAAAATTATGCCACTTACATTCTTTTCATAATTTGCAGCAGTAGAAGACACGCTAATGGCACCATCAGGGATTCCACCATCAGACAAGCCCAGGTCGCCTCTCGGGCGGCAGTTAAGGTTGGGTCGGAAGCCTGCCTTGCACATGCATGAAAATGCTCCAGGGGTATTCTTGCACTCAGTTGAAGCTGCATCACATTGGGCAGCTTCGCACTCATTAATATctagaaaatagaaaggaaaatacaTTAATTCACTGACCTAATACTTCAGCTCTGAGTAAATTAAGACACCatacacaaaatcaaacaaatacgcagaaaaaaatcataacaaacctTCACAAGTTGGAAGGTTGACGAAGTTTTGCTCAGGTCCGCACGTGACGATGGGGGGGCCGATCAGCTTGTATCCACGGTGGCACTGGACTCGGGCCTCATCCCCATAGTAATAGTTGCGAGTCATATCCGCAATAAATCCATTTTCAATCTACGGATTAAATACAAGCATTGCATAAAATCACACTGGTTCATTTGACATACTTATCATACAATATCATTCTAGCAAGATAATATCTCAgtgtgaatgaataaaataattacttTAAGAAACACCAACTGTGATCCCCATTAACTGCTGAACAATTACAAGCCTAAAACCGTTTACTCATTTAGATTAAAACACAGGTAAACCGCAAGAtgtgttttttctcttcactctttttcCAGCTAgtagtaaaaaagagaaatgtaccTCGGGATACTCGTGGCACTGGATCCTGGAGCATGTGGGAACGTCGCCAGACCAAGAGCCATTGGACATGCAGTGAATGACGGGCAATCCAGTGCGGTAGTAGCCAGGTTCACACTCGAACCTCACAACGGTACCATAGCTTCGTCCACCACCGTTGAGAACCTCTTGGCGGGCGAAAGGAGTCTCAGGAAGGGCAGGGCACTGTGAGGCTGAAATCAGGCATGACGACATTAATAAAGAATGCCACTGTAACTTTTGCTTTGTTGTCTGAATGGCTTAGCATAACTTTTCAGCCCAGATAAGACAAAAGTGAAGATGTATCATTTCATTAAGACATGTTAAAACTCACCAAGGCACTCAGGCAGTTTCTCCCACTCTCCTAGTTCTGTGCACCTGACTGTCTCCACGGGCTTTCCACTTGGGAAACCAAAGCCAGCATAGCACTGGTATGTTGCCTGTCCGCGGTAAGTCACATTCGTAGCACCGATGCTGAATCCATTATCAATTTGGGGCACGGGGCCACAATAGACAACTGTGGGGCAAGATCATCAATAAATTATCCATAGAGAGATAATGAACAGCATAATCCTAGATTTCCTTTTTCAAAGACATGGAAATAATTAAAGACTACATAACACACACTTTATACCTAAAGCAAACAGAATGATCGCATATCACTTACCCTGGCAGTTGGGGATGTAGTCCTCTGACCAGAAGCCTCCTGGCATGCATTTTGTGACGATGGAGGTCTTGTTGTTGGCAAACTCCTGACCCACCGGGCAAGTGTAAGTGACAACGCTGTCGAAGGAGGTGTCTGTTAAGGATGCAATGGCACCCTCTCCGGCGTTCAACTTGGGGCAGTCTGGaatttgggaggaaaaaaaggaagcaagaaCCCATTTAGTATATGAAATATAGTATTTTAGCAAGATAGCCTTCCATACTCAAAGCATTCTTTTTGCAAATCTTTAAACACTCATTATAACGAAGTTTTTAAAGAACACTGAACACATACCAGCTGAGAAGTTGGCGGACCATCCGGCAGCGGGTCGCAAGGGATCGGAGTTGAACATGAGGAACATCGCTCCTGAATCGGCCGTGAGGGTGAACGTAGGAGGGTTCTTGGCCGAGAAGCCATTGCCGGAATGGAGGCGGAATCCCTGCGAGGATGTCATTCCATCGTAGACCTGGATGGTGTCCTTTTCTTCGACGTCGAATGCGTTGAACTGCAAGGAGAAAGGCGGTGATATTCTGGTGTACAGGTGTAGCTCCTGTGCTCTCATCCAAATGCTTGATTATGACAAAGCTTTTAATTTATACTGAGTAAATCAAGTTAATGAACATGCCGACTCTGttaatatttaatgaaaatagcAAAGTGACTAAATTACCACAATCAATAAGTACCCTTAATTTCTATCACAATTAATTAAATTCCTGATAAGTGCACAATGGGTAATCTTCCTTCTATCATTACCAATCAAATTATAGACACGAGCAAACTGAGTAATTGAGTTGTCACAGTTAACGAGATTACCTTCAATGACAGAGAACCTCCGCCAGGGCGCTTGACGAGATAACTACACTCTTGGTTAGTCGGGTAGTCGCTGATGCCGAAAGCTGGGGAAGTGATCGTTCCCTTTGAGGCTTCGATTGTCACCGAGCAGCCGGAGGAATACCTAAAAGAAACGGGGGGAAAGTCACAAATGATAACTCACAGCAACGGAGAGCAATATACTGTAACGTATCAAACATATCAATAATCCTCTGTTATGGACAAGCCTACCAATGGGGTTTGAGAATCGTGAAGGCAAAATCACCTTATTCTGAAGCCTCTGCGAGACACTCCGAGGTTGGTTTGGAAGTAGAAGTAGATGAAAGGTCCCGTGGAGATGATAAACTTGGGGTTCTTGTCCTGAGTGCCGGTGAGGCGGGCAAGCATCGGGTCGGAGGGCGTGCTGCCGTCGCGAATCAGGATGAAGT
Proteins encoded in this window:
- the LOC119579012 gene encoding uncharacterized protein LOC119579012 isoform X2; its protein translation is MCRLGLWAVVVLLATAASAQLNQEDDLFHCPEKWVLRGQHCYKFFNIRHSWEKAAALCKRFGSDLVLVESYEQNNFTEHLAHQTLDHPTNSYWLGLVSLNDLSTNTLESAGGKHVSLYSGFWAQGQPKVTEGECVRGRLTDTHQSWELSTCETLLPFMCRVEACTKGAVHCSNGRCINKAFQCDGQNDCGDMSDEMDCPSQCNFYTQSSGESIESPDYPKKYGANLDCKWTLEGPIGHNVILQFSEFDTERNFDTVQILSGGRTEDSAASLTTLSGRQDLTNKLFISASNFMIVKFKTDASVEKRGFRASWKTEPQDCGGELIATPQEQVMTSYNYPLEYPGGLECLYILKTQQGRVITLEILDLDLEAENDFILIRDGSTPSDPMLARLTGTQDKNPKFIISTGPFIYFYFQTNLGVSRRGFRIRYSSGCSVTIEASKGTITSPAFGISDYPTNQECSYLVKRPGGGSLSLKFNAFDVEEKDTIQVYDGMTSSQGFRLHSGNGFSAKNPPTFTLTADSGAMFLMFNSDPLRPAAGWSANFSADCPKLNAGEGAIASLTDTSFDSVVTYTCPVGQEFANNKTSIVTKCMPGGFWSEDYIPNCQVVYCGPVPQIDNGFSIGATNVTYRGQATYQCYAGFGFPSGKPVETVRCTELGEWEKLPECLASQCPALPETPFARQEVLNGGGRSYGTVVRFECEPGYYRTGLPVIHCMSNGSWSGDVPTCSRIQCHEYPEIENGFIADMTRNYYYGDEARVQCHRGYKLIGPPIVTCGPEQNFVNLPTCEDINECEAAQCDAASTECKNTPGAFSCMCKAGFRPNLNCRPRGDLGLSDGGIPDGAISVSSTAANYEKNSVRLNSQPGWCGAVPVPGRNWVMVDLRVPTVIIGFRTQPVGLTDGQLAFAKSIRLQYTDDLTDVFREYTNNDGSPVEFRITSGASLSVVNLPTPVEARYIRLTLADYEQAPCLKFELMGCARQDCTDINECEENNGGCDQRCINSAGSFSCLCNVGYDLFTENGTAGYVIERSESGLRDGDTYRLNKTCVRKMCPALESPENGKLLDTRSMYHYGDLVKFHCNFGYVMIGADTLTCTSNGVWNGTLPECRYASCTPLQDDPAQGLTINYAAPDKPEVPYMENVTISCNVPGRPLRKTLTSGFRECVYDPQPGLPEYWLSGIAPQCPRVSCGLPAETPGATYGFFKDTLYETNFFFGCEETFSLAGQTSRFDNAVRCLSDSNWDFGDLRCEGPVCSDPGHPPEGIQIATSYEQGSRVSFDCTRPGYIPITDEPIRCVREPECRVVAPIGITSGKIPSSAINATSERGNYEARNIRLNSATGWCGQQEAFTYVTVDLGKVHRIKAVLVKGVITNDVVGRPTEIRFFYKKQEGDDYIVYFPNFNLTARDPGNYGELAMITLPTVVTARFVILGIVSYDKNPCLKFELMGCEDEPAENRLLGYDMGYPVCVDNEPPQFANCPANPIVVQKGPNGVQSVNFTVPTAYDNSGMIARTEVRPPGFRPPIHIFKDTMVEYLAFDFDGNVAICQINITVPDDIPPSITCPQSYVIELVEEQENYRVNFNSTLTLSSVNASDNSGEYTLKVMPEVALIRVGGYENVTVIATDPSGNSASCNFQVAVQATACVDWELKAPANGKLNCLPDQGEGVQCLATCDTGFRFTDNMAVKTFTCIEETMWQPSRMVPDCVSENTEQASYDVVADVTYRANGAVQPTCLTQYESLVQQFYESLNGVLSSRCSAAVNVAIDVMFHETRLKLVQENMVRVSYVLRITPEVKQKLLYDLCGSTLSLIFDLSVPSTSAVIEPILDLSSAGNACPPMQAQRSNVSQGFTCNVGEVLNTETSEVPRCLHCPAGTFARKEETMCTPCQAGFYQDQSRQGSCKRCPPGTYTRTTGTKSSLECVPVCGFGTYSPTGLVPCLNCPRNSYTEAPPEDGFKECQACPPETFTHAPSTSSQQMCRQKCRPGTYSDTGLEPCAPCPRNFYQPSIGSTSCFECSTGNYTDDEGATSSEMCLSVACSGVCQNGGLCLARQHQVQCYCPAGFTGQFCEVDVDECASRPCYNGGSCVDLPQGYRCDCSEGYSGLQCQDEVSECVEGTCPDRAMCKDDPGFGTFECLCRSGYTGVGCNITVNPCTEKGNPCTNQGICVPLEQGRFRCECQAGWEGRLCEVNIDDCAEDPCLLGANCTDLLNDFQCDCPNGFTGKRCHIKVDLCQNSPCINGVCVDNFFSHSCVCHPGWTGESCEVNIDECSSEPCQNGGQCVDRVNGYQCACDTGYTGKVCQHTIDDCASEPCQNGGTCVDELDGFSCECRPGFVGLQCEASIDECISNPCNPVGTEKCLDLDNMFKCKCNVGYEGEFCEVNINECEPDPCHNGAACTDGVADFTCTCQPGWTGKRCEVDIGGCESAPCLNDAQCINLFEDYFCVCPSGTDGKRCQVTPERCVGNPCMNGASCQDYGSGLNCTCSEDFTGIGCQFEFDACEAQLCENGATCIDRGAGYQCVCPPGFTGRHCDQDIADCTSTSCPPGATCIDLTNDFYCKCPFNLTGEDCRKVINVDYELYINDESKASSASLATPFHLGMAPSFTVAMWVQFATSDDLGTFFTLYSVSSPYMPTDKKVLLQATNAGIAVEFFEDVKEFVTYRSNIPVNDGQWHHVALVWDGAAGTLTLTTDAVVVAQVEGFGQDRMLPMYAWVTLGSVESEFAGYTNERGFHGRIARLNAWSRALDFRTEIPKMVRSCMNSPVIFDGLLLRWTGYDNVKGNVERVGPSTCGQYVCPPGYTGDCSVLERDKTPPRVNHCPGDMWVITRNGSEVVTWDEPVFSDNIGVTQIIDKSGYSSGQAFTWGTYDIARVAYDAAGNSATCAFNIYVLEDFCPKLDDPVGGIQRCADWGPGGRFQVCKVECNDGLKFSQEVPDFYTCGAEGFWRPTPEPTFPLVYPACAPASPAQRVFKINMQFPSSVICNAAGQNVLSEKIRLALNKLNANWNFCTDTATSTGICNGLDVAVDCSRRSRLAREAVDVRARRQASPDSDDVYDVKITFPSVNDPVQHSNAELESTVRRLIEGIILEKDEFDVRDALPNVVPDPSSLQLNSEYSCPVGKVVVGSECVDCAPGTYYSTESKTCELCELGTYQNEMGQVACKACPQRAGRQGVTKIPGSRSAEDCQERCAAGRYFDEQMGVCRSCGYGYFQSDEGKFSCKRCDRGLTTRTKEAVSASECREECESGLQLGTTGPCEPCPRGTYRTKGIHSSCIRCPADRTTQGPGASSLEECSLPICIAGTFLSNSECLPCPKGYYQPEALQTVCLSCPKDTSTRDVGATSEEECSNPCEVHGEQMLCDSNALCLFISETSDFECRCKPGFNGTGEYCVDNCENYCENNGMCRKNENGEPYCVCSGSFTGNRCHLKSDFTYIAGGIAGAVVFVILIVLLVWMICIRATRRREPKKGFLAQPSTDPNGSQVNFYYGAPAPYAESIAPSHHSTYAHYYDDEEDAWEMPNFYNETYMKTGFQNGAGNSLARSNASIYGNKEDLYDRLRKHAYQGKKDKDETGDSDDQNL